In the genome of Limanda limanda chromosome 15, fLimLim1.1, whole genome shotgun sequence, one region contains:
- the LOC133020734 gene encoding protein FAM53B-like has translation MVIILSKTLEKKKGVNDVRSKSIERRLSELRTMSRGTTLFSCGSVEADRWLDLGRSCAIQQRAPCQAGAGLESLWDVMPEPGSCHWAREPGSATAITSLIRDLSIVNGSLASPPAHTTSTTAHYTTTATSQAPVAPPSKRQCRSLSFSDEYSGCRSSWRPQGSRVWTAVEKRRCHSGGSVRGGGGFTGGHFPTIQRSSSFSLPSCSSLPSDGGLDLPFFNQRLPLHPQFTASPVSPTSPYSHHHHSSHHHFLRPLSLSHEQISLPELQGEEASEASSTDSTPELGRRAGQRAGGTGFLSRSRSQPCVLNDKKIGMKRRRPEDAQEQRPSLDLAKMTQKLQTFQSLSCPGFSAADGRQSSLRLPSTETSSQPDSDFITLCEPGLESPQEVAGDDEEEDSSYEELDSDSACSVDSRPGSPDAVMADKRTLWKGDRMTQRDIFQLGGELDLDQIERN, from the exons ATGGTGATCATTTTATCCAAAACACTGGAAAAGAAGAAGGGTGTCAATGATGTAAGATCCAAGAGCATCGAGAGACGGCTG AGCGAGCTCCGCACTATGAGCAGAGGCACCACCCTCTTCTCCTGTGGATCTGTGG AGGCAGACAGGTGGCTGGACCTGGGGCGAAGCTGTGCCATCCAGCAGAGAGCTCCCTGCCAGGCTGGTGCCGGTCTGGAAAGCCTGTGGGATGTGATGCCTGAGCCGGGCAGCTGCCACTGGGCCAGGGAGCCCGGCAGCGCCACGGCAATCACCAGTCTGATAAGGGATCTCAGCATAGTCAACGGCAGCCTGGCCAGCCCCCCCGCCCACACTACGTCCACCACCGCACACTACACCACTACAGCCACCAGCCAAGCTCCCGTGGCACCCCCGAGCAAACGGCAGTGTCGCTCCCTGTCCTTCTCTGATGAGTACAGTGGCTGCCGCTCATCCTGGAGGCCCCAGGGCTCCCGGGTGTGGACAGCGGTGGAGAAACGAAGGTGCCACAGTGGCGGGAGTGTTCGAGGAGGAGGGGGTTTCACCGGTGGTCATTTCCCCACCATTCAGCGTAGCTCCAGCTTCAGTTTGCCCTCGTGCTCCAGCCTCCCTTCAGATGGAGGCCTGGACTTGCCGTTCTTTAACCAGCGACTGCCTCTGCACCCTCAGTTCACTGCCTCTCCAGtctcccccacctccccctaCTCGCATCATCACCACTCCAGCCATCACCACTTCCTCAGGCCCCTCTCCCTGTCCCACGAACAAATCAGCCTGCCAGAGCTTCAGGGGGAAGAGGCGTCGGAGGCCAGCTCTACAGACTCCACCCCAGAGCTGGGGAGGCGAGCCGGCCAGAGGGCTGGGGGCACGGGGTTTCTATCTCGGAGCCGGTCCCAGCCGTGTGTGCTCAACGACAAAAAGATCGGTATGAAGCGCAGGAGACCAGAAGATGCCCAGGAGCAGCGGCCCTCTCTGGACCTGGCAAAGATGACTCAG AAACTCCAGACCTTTCAGAGCTTGAGTTGCCCCGGGTTCTCAGCCGCCGACGGCCGCCAGTCCAGCCTCCGACTTCCCTCCACTGAGACCTCCAGCCAGCCAGATTCAGACTTCATCACCTTGTGCGAACCAGGGCTGGAGTCCCCCCAAGAAGTGGCTGGagatgacgaggaggaggactcaTCCTACGAGGAGCTGGACAGTGATTCGGCCTGCAGCGTGGACTCGCGGCCCGGCTCTCCTGACGCTGTCATGGCCGACAAACGCACCCTCTGGAAGGGTGATCGCATGACGCAGAGGGACATTTTCCAGCTGGGAGGAGAGCTGGATCTGGACCAGATTGAAAGAAACTGA